CACTCTAACATCACAAAAACTAAAATTTACACCTCTATACTCACCACTAAATTTATCATTTGCTATGACTTTTCCTAAATTTGGGGCTAAATTTTCTACTTTTGTTCTACGCTCATAGCTTATGTTTTTAAAGCCACCTTTATCAAACAAAGCCTTGTTTAACTCCCCTATAAATGAACTCGTAACTCTAAATTTAAGACCATATAATACAAAAACATATATAAAAACTAAAAAAATAAAAGGAATAAATTTAAACTCGCCACCTTTTATAAACATAACAAAACCAAAGATAAAAACCAACCCAAATCCAACTGTAGCGATGATTAACTTTTTTAAAAGCTCTTTTCTTTTTCTTTCTAAATTTTTAGTTATACTGTTTTGTTTAAATTTCATTGCTAGTAAAAATTTTGCGGTTTAAATTTAGCTCATTTATGATATTTAAAAGCTCTAAAATTTCAGCTTTATATCGTAAAATTATTGAATCATCACCAATTAAACTCTGTCTTACATCAGGTTCAAAACTATCTCTTCCAAACTCTATATAAATGTAAATTTTATTATCTAAAAATGCTAAATTTAGAGGTGATTTAAATAGATTTTTAAGCCTTAAAATACGCTCCATAAGGTTTGGTGTAAGGATATAAAAAGCATTTATTTTATCGCTACTATAGACATTAAATTCCTTTTCAAACTCACTATTATCCATAGTTATTCTAAAAAGCGAAACATTTCTATTACGACTTAAAGCATAAGTTGTTGAAGTAAAGTTTTTATTAAAATTAGCAATAAAGCAAATTCCACAAAAAATAGTCTCATAGCTTACATGAACTTTGCCTTTTTCATCAACTCTTTGAACTCTTCTTTGTGAAAAAAGATCACTAAATTTAAAACTAACACCATTATAACTGCCATAAACTAAGTCATTTCCGCTATAAGTGTCGGGTTTTAAATAGATATTTGGAGTAATAAAATCACTATATTTTATAAAATTTTCGCTTTCATAAGTTAAACCAAAACTTTCAATCACTTTTTGCATCGCTATTAATTTAAAATCTTTATTAAAATCGCTAGTTAAAAAATTTCTTATAAAAGCATAGAAAAAAAGAGTACTAAATACTCCCATAAAAATTGAGAGTAAAATCTCTCTTTGCATATAAAAATAAAATATTACAAAAGCTACAAGCCCTATAAATAAAGAAAAAATAGAAACTAATTTAAGCTTTACAAGGAGACTTAAACGCTCCTTTTCAAGCTCATAAATTTCTCTCACTTAAAGAGTTCTCCCACATTTGGAGCAGATTTTTCACTATCTTCTGCTTTAAAAAATAACTCATCTTTAAAGTTAAAAATATTTGCTATGATATTACTTGGAAACATCTGTATAGCGTTATTATAAGTCATAACACTTGAGTTATAAGCCCTTCTTGCTGCACTGATTTGTTCTTCTGTTTCTGTTAAAGTAGCTTGAAGATGCATAACATTTTCATTAGCTCTAAGCTGAGGGTAAGCCTCTATTGCTACATTTATGCCACCTAAAAGCTTTGTTAATTCGTTATTTAGAGCAAATTCTTCACTTTTATCATTTGTAGCCATAGCTCTACTTCTAAGAGCAGTAACCTTTGTAAGTGTTTCTTTTTCATGAGTTAAGTACTCTTTTACAGTTGAGACTAAATTTGGTATTAAATCATAGCGTTTTTTAAGCTGAGTATCAACGCCAGCTCTTATATTTTTTACTTGATTTTTTTTAGCAATAAGCCCATTATAAATTCCAATAG
The sequence above is a segment of the Campylobacter corcagiensis genome. Coding sequences within it:
- a CDS encoding DUF3137 domain-containing protein — encoded protein: MREIYELEKERLSLLVKLKLVSIFSLFIGLVAFVIFYFYMQREILLSIFMGVFSTLFFYAFIRNFLTSDFNKDFKLIAMQKVIESFGLTYESENFIKYSDFITPNIYLKPDTYSGNDLVYGSYNGVSFKFSDLFSQRRVQRVDEKGKVHVSYETIFCGICFIANFNKNFTSTTYALSRNRNVSLFRITMDNSEFEKEFNVYSSDKINAFYILTPNLMERILRLKNLFKSPLNLAFLDNKIYIYIEFGRDSFEPDVRQSLIGDDSIILRYKAEILELLNIINELNLNRKIFTSNEI
- a CDS encoding LemA family protein, whose product is MSAFLVILIIAIAVVLWAIGIYNGLIAKKNQVKNIRAGVDTQLKKRYDLIPNLVSTVKEYLTHEKETLTKVTALRSRAMATNDKSEEFALNNELTKLLGGINVAIEAYPQLRANENVMHLQATLTETEEQISAARRAYNSSVMTYNNAIQMFPSNIIANIFNFKDELFFKAEDSEKSAPNVGELFK